In one window of Bacillus marinisedimentorum DNA:
- a CDS encoding YheC/YheD family protein: MSKTVYDIRQTADDGSSSVYVPESFFSTVKECTSIAFGLAALPCAIKSSKHLSHEVEVPAALFRELGIPAEGPLHLIEHDNTLHLGPLVGIFTAGFTGQDLRPAGERSFVFARLLTAAGTVHAHAFIFGKHHIDWEHETIQGFFYTQDGWEQKTVPFPHVIYDRLPNRRTESLEEFQQLRRRLQLDYLIPWYNPGFFDKWTIHEIFGKYPKSAVMIPTAVKNPSAGEIQELLDRCGQIYIKPINGSLGNGVVQLIKDQEGTSYYARLRSGGENRLRRYPSLGQLLQNIYPTESFEGLMVQQGIVLKRTHGQKYDFRVHTNKNENGEWQVTGIAAKLAGPGSLTTHLSSGGKVFTLEELYNDLAERRKIEKTISDAVLLLSTILDRHLKGNLGEVGFDIGIDKENRLWVFEANSKPGRSIFYHPGLKESEILTRKLPISYGLYLAEKNIRSRSRLKT; the protein is encoded by the coding sequence GTGAGCAAAACCGTCTATGATATCCGCCAGACCGCAGACGATGGCAGTTCATCTGTCTATGTTCCGGAAAGCTTTTTCTCTACTGTCAAAGAATGCACGTCAATTGCCTTTGGGCTTGCAGCGCTGCCGTGTGCAATAAAATCGTCCAAACACCTGTCCCATGAAGTGGAAGTGCCGGCCGCTTTGTTCAGGGAGCTGGGCATTCCGGCTGAAGGACCGCTGCACTTGATTGAGCACGACAATACGCTCCACCTCGGTCCGCTCGTCGGAATTTTCACCGCCGGATTTACGGGTCAAGACCTGCGTCCGGCCGGTGAACGTTCCTTCGTCTTTGCCCGGCTGCTGACTGCCGCGGGAACGGTCCATGCTCATGCTTTCATATTCGGAAAGCATCATATCGACTGGGAACACGAAACGATTCAAGGTTTTTTTTACACTCAGGACGGCTGGGAACAAAAAACGGTGCCGTTTCCGCACGTGATCTATGACCGGCTCCCCAACCGCCGGACGGAAAGCCTGGAAGAATTCCAGCAGCTGCGCCGCCGCCTTCAGCTCGACTATTTGATTCCCTGGTATAATCCGGGTTTCTTCGATAAATGGACCATTCATGAAATTTTCGGCAAATACCCGAAGAGCGCTGTCATGATTCCCACTGCTGTAAAAAACCCTTCTGCTGGTGAGATCCAGGAATTGCTCGACCGGTGCGGCCAGATATATATCAAGCCGATCAACGGCAGCCTCGGCAACGGTGTCGTCCAGCTTATCAAGGACCAGGAGGGGACATCGTATTACGCACGTCTGCGCAGCGGCGGCGAAAATCGCCTGCGCCGCTATCCGTCACTCGGCCAGCTGCTGCAGAACATCTATCCAACTGAGAGTTTCGAGGGACTTATGGTTCAGCAAGGTATCGTCCTCAAGCGGACACATGGGCAAAAATATGATTTCAGGGTCCATACGAATAAAAACGAAAATGGAGAATGGCAGGTGACAGGGATCGCCGCTAAACTTGCAGGGCCCGGCAGCCTGACCACCCACCTCAGCAGCGGAGGCAAAGTATTTACGCTCGAAGAACTCTACAATGACCTGGCAGAGCGGCGGAAAATAGAGAAAACCATTTCTGACGCAGTACTACTTCTAAGCACCATTCTCGACAGGCATTTGAAAGGGAACCTTGGTGAAGTCGGATTTGATATCGGGATCGACAAAGAAAACAGGCTCTGGGTGTTTGAGGCCAACTCAAAACCTGGAAGGTCGATTTTTTACCACCCCGGCCTGAAGGAATCGGAAATCCTGACGCGGAAGCTGCCAATTTCCTACGGCCTCTACCTGGCTGAAAAAAATATTCGTTCCCGAAGCCGGTTGAAGACATGA
- a CDS encoding YheC/YheD family protein yields the protein MRFGFLSLSEDHESHYAEQLAIRSRDFGLDFFKFTPFSIDPKTELAEGLIYNKEKGGWEKAVRSIPEMIYDRCFYGKTGSSTGDGKAIVSWLKQRGGTRFIGNGLPDKLKVAAAVSGDGTLKYYLPETRSASSHEAVIRYVDSKEKVILKPAAGSQGKGIIVIEKEDSAYTWYVQSNNMLKTTAVTSDALKAWLKLTLSRERYLLQPYLQLLDRDERPFDIRILLQKDENGLWVERGLGMRRGRPGTILSNLHAGAAPVSYDDWLGQLSTTQASIIKEEIRTITERIPIVLEETFPSLFELGIDLGVARNGSVWILDINSKPGHQIIRSLYPSKTGDLYRAPLAYAAGMIRKGVIQREQNRL from the coding sequence TTGCGATTCGGTTTTTTGTCGCTTTCTGAAGATCACGAGTCTCACTATGCTGAACAACTTGCCATCCGCAGCAGGGACTTCGGGTTGGACTTTTTCAAATTCACGCCGTTTTCAATCGACCCGAAAACGGAATTGGCGGAAGGACTTATTTACAATAAAGAAAAAGGCGGCTGGGAAAAGGCCGTCCGCTCCATTCCGGAAATGATATACGATCGCTGTTTTTATGGAAAAACAGGCAGTTCGACCGGAGACGGCAAAGCGATCGTTTCCTGGCTCAAGCAAAGAGGCGGCACCCGTTTTATCGGGAACGGTCTGCCGGATAAATTGAAAGTCGCCGCTGCCGTCAGCGGAGATGGCACACTGAAATACTATCTGCCCGAAACCCGCTCGGCCAGCTCGCATGAAGCCGTCATCCGCTATGTCGATTCAAAGGAAAAAGTAATCCTGAAGCCGGCGGCGGGATCACAGGGCAAAGGCATTATCGTCATTGAAAAAGAGGATTCAGCATATACATGGTATGTCCAATCTAACAATATGCTGAAGACAACTGCTGTCACCAGTGATGCACTAAAAGCCTGGCTTAAGCTTACCCTGAGCCGTGAGCGGTACTTGCTGCAGCCATACCTTCAGCTGCTTGACCGTGACGAACGGCCTTTTGATATCCGGATTCTTTTACAAAAAGACGAAAACGGATTATGGGTGGAACGGGGACTCGGCATGCGCCGCGGCCGTCCGGGGACTATCCTTTCGAACCTCCATGCAGGCGCTGCCCCTGTTAGTTATGACGACTGGCTCGGACAGCTTTCAACGACTCAAGCAAGCATAATAAAGGAAGAAATACGGACGATTACCGAACGCATTCCAATTGTACTGGAGGAAACTTTCCCTTCCCTGTTCGAACTGGGGATCGACCTTGGCGTGGCCCGTAACGGAAGTGTATGGATTCTTGATATCAATTCAAAACCGGGCCACCAGATCATCAGATCCCTTTATCCTTCAAAAACCGGCGACCTTTACCGGGCCCCGCTTGCATATGCCGCCGGAATGATTCGAAAAGGAGTGATCCAACGTGAGCAAAACCGTCTATGA
- a CDS encoding YheC/YheD family protein — translation MVTVVHARYIKREPAAFSSGNQLHLTEPFAQRLKITGPSAVHIQTGTASAAAVPVIMNGDGYVFSVSPGLQKELGLPDETLNIRINYSTAGRTFKIGPFIAVLADKTYPGADPPCGKLSAYYEELSVYARDQHIGLYITSPEYWDVKQMKGMIYSGGSWKQNTVPAPDIVHNRISSRRFEQTEAFNKIREYCTRHEIPFFNHQFLNKWNVKEMLEKCPEIVPYLPETALLNSRSALRNMLLKHERVYLKPIHGSQGRDIFMVFLSEEGFVLHSTSSSPAAKAFQTVEDLFDEIVPAIKKERYLVQEGLTLISRQSSPLDFRFLCHQISAGKWIVTSETARLSPPGHFVSNIAMGGSLVRPLEVLKDVFGNKHGKELLLAMREIAVNTAAAISSEAGGTYAELGLDIAADTDGKPWIIEVNTKPSKDMSAVRPGNSTRPSARAIIDISRGMASV, via the coding sequence ATGGTCACCGTTGTACATGCACGATATATCAAAAGAGAACCGGCGGCCTTTTCATCCGGTAACCAGCTGCACCTGACAGAACCATTTGCACAGCGGCTTAAGATTACCGGCCCTTCAGCCGTTCATATTCAAACCGGCACAGCTTCAGCCGCGGCAGTGCCCGTAATCATGAATGGGGATGGGTATGTTTTCTCTGTCAGTCCCGGCCTCCAGAAAGAGTTAGGACTTCCGGATGAAACGTTAAACATCCGCATCAATTATTCGACAGCGGGAAGAACGTTCAAAATCGGGCCCTTCATAGCTGTTCTTGCCGATAAGACGTACCCCGGCGCCGACCCGCCCTGCGGAAAACTTTCGGCTTACTACGAAGAACTGTCCGTATATGCCCGGGATCAGCACATCGGCCTGTATATCACTTCCCCGGAATACTGGGATGTTAAGCAAATGAAAGGAATGATTTATTCAGGAGGCAGCTGGAAGCAGAATACGGTGCCGGCGCCTGACATCGTCCATAATCGCATCAGCTCCCGCCGCTTTGAGCAGACAGAAGCGTTCAACAAAATCAGGGAGTACTGCACCAGACATGAAATACCGTTTTTCAACCACCAATTTTTAAATAAATGGAACGTAAAAGAAATGCTTGAGAAATGTCCGGAAATCGTTCCTTATCTTCCCGAGACGGCCCTCCTTAATAGCAGATCGGCATTAAGGAACATGCTCTTGAAACATGAAAGGGTCTATCTCAAACCGATACACGGCAGTCAGGGCAGGGACATCTTCATGGTATTTCTCTCCGAAGAAGGCTTTGTCCTCCATAGCACCAGTTCCTCACCAGCGGCAAAAGCCTTTCAAACAGTGGAAGATCTATTTGATGAAATAGTGCCTGCTATTAAAAAGGAAAGATACCTTGTTCAAGAAGGCCTCACGTTAATATCACGGCAAAGCAGCCCGCTTGATTTCCGGTTCCTTTGCCATCAAATTTCGGCCGGCAAATGGATTGTCACTTCGGAAACCGCCCGCCTTTCCCCACCCGGCCACTTTGTCTCCAATATCGCAATGGGCGGCAGTCTGGTGAGACCGTTGGAAGTATTAAAGGACGTATTCGGAAACAAACACGGTAAAGAGCTCCTGCTGGCTATGCGGGAAATTGCCGTTAATACAGCGGCTGCAATAAGCAGTGAGGCAGGCGGCACCTACGCGGAACTCGGCCTTGACATTGCAGCCGATACAGATGGAAAGCCGTGGATCATCGAGGTGAACACCAAACCATCCAAAGACATGTCCGCCGTCCGGCCAGGGAACAGCACACGCCCCTCTGCCAGGGCAATCATCGATATCAGCCGGGGGATGGCAAGTGTCTAA
- a CDS encoding DUF445 domain-containing protein, with translation MSEFIIILIMIAVGAAIGGVTNSLAIKMLFRPYKPLYLFNRRLPFTPGLIPKRREELAKQLGRMVVDYLLTPEGIRKKFLDKGFRYEVEQWAKDEARRVLDTEKTIEESLAALGTPNAAVQGEEKLRAIVEERYQRWMEANGDRKLENVLPEAWKDRADERIPVMTDHIIGKIKEYFSGDEGKKIISRMVDDFFESRGTLMNMVQMFMGSESLTGKVQPELIKMLSQDRTKKTLQNLLESEWDSVKALKVHEVAEKAGGDEKITAFLQQAAIEQVQIGSLLSIPIKDLAFPYRQLVIETWVPKMLAFAGDFAAVELERLMKKLHLADVVREQVESFPVEHLEQMVLSISRREFKLITVLGAVLGGVIGAVQGVAVILIG, from the coding sequence ATGAGTGAATTTATCATCATCTTGATTATGATTGCTGTTGGAGCGGCGATAGGGGGAGTTACCAATTCCCTTGCCATTAAAATGCTGTTCAGGCCTTATAAACCTCTATATCTATTCAACAGGCGGCTGCCGTTCACTCCGGGCCTGATTCCGAAACGGCGCGAGGAATTGGCCAAACAGCTCGGCAGGATGGTCGTCGATTATTTACTTACACCTGAAGGAATACGGAAAAAATTTCTCGATAAAGGGTTCCGCTATGAAGTGGAGCAGTGGGCAAAAGATGAAGCGCGCAGGGTCCTGGACACCGAAAAAACGATTGAGGAATCTCTCGCGGCGCTCGGTACGCCGAATGCGGCAGTGCAGGGAGAAGAGAAGCTGCGTGCTATAGTGGAGGAACGCTATCAAAGATGGATGGAAGCAAATGGGGACCGCAAGCTTGAAAACGTTCTGCCTGAAGCGTGGAAAGACCGGGCAGATGAGAGGATTCCTGTCATGACCGATCATATCATCGGCAAAATAAAGGAGTATTTCAGCGGTGACGAAGGAAAGAAGATCATCAGCCGGATGGTCGATGACTTCTTTGAAAGCAGAGGCACGCTAATGAATATGGTCCAAATGTTCATGGGGAGCGAAAGTCTTACAGGGAAAGTGCAGCCTGAGCTAATCAAGATGCTGAGCCAGGACCGCACGAAGAAGACACTTCAAAACCTGCTTGAGAGTGAATGGGATTCGGTCAAGGCGCTCAAAGTTCATGAGGTAGCTGAAAAGGCAGGTGGGGATGAGAAAATCACTGCTTTTTTACAGCAGGCAGCTATAGAGCAGGTGCAGATCGGCAGCCTGTTATCGATTCCTATCAAAGATCTTGCTTTTCCGTACCGTCAGCTTGTAATCGAGACATGGGTTCCGAAAATGCTTGCATTTGCCGGCGATTTTGCCGCCGTTGAGCTGGAGCGCCTCATGAAAAAGCTCCATCTTGCCGATGTCGTAAGAGAACAGGTGGAGTCGTTTCCAGTTGAGCATCTTGAACAGATGGTCCTTTCCATTTCCAGAAGGGAATTCAAACTCATCACCGTTCTTGGAGCCGTACTCGGCGGCGTCATCGGAGCGGTGCAGGGTGTTGCTGTAATCCTGATCGGCTGA
- a CDS encoding YlbF family regulator has protein sequence MYDAAYDLEKEIRDSEDFKQLKEVYDKINSDEVTKRMFDNFRNIQLTLQEKQMRGEEITEEEVAQAQQTVQLVQQHEEINKLMEAEQRVSMLLNDINKIIMKPLEDLYGTAEEDAPNEQ, from the coding sequence ATGTACGATGCAGCGTATGACTTGGAAAAAGAGATTCGTGACAGCGAAGACTTCAAACAACTTAAAGAGGTTTATGATAAGATAAACAGCGACGAAGTAACAAAGCGCATGTTTGATAACTTCCGCAATATCCAGCTTACACTTCAAGAAAAGCAAATGCGCGGTGAAGAAATCACTGAAGAAGAAGTGGCTCAGGCCCAGCAAACGGTCCAGCTTGTGCAGCAGCACGAAGAAATCAACAAGCTGATGGAAGCTGAACAGCGTGTCAGCATGCTTTTGAATGACATCAACAAAATCATCATGAAGCCGCTTGAAGACCTGTATGGAACAGCTGAAGAAGATGCACCAAACGAGCAATAA